The following coding sequences lie in one Helicoverpa zea isolate HzStark_Cry1AcR chromosome 2, ilHelZeax1.1, whole genome shotgun sequence genomic window:
- the LOC124642482 gene encoding uncharacterized protein LOC124642482 isoform X6, producing MTDPKSAQTLNNPNECDIPHLNTYKKRRSSHKGKVTVFKNYLESLKSKKPLSDLDIIQLRNRLESYKYLANEFDKNQTLIDDITGVSDEQLREREQFEMDYQSQLALGIHLLRENETAGVDGCTNERAGNAHAARSQRAHWSS from the exons ATGACTGACCCTAAATCAGCTCAAACTTTAAATAATCCCAACGAATGTGACATTCCTCACctcaatacatacaaaaagaGGAGATCCAGTCATAAAGGCAAGGTCacggtttttaaaaattatctcGAGTCATTAAAATCCAAAAAGCCATTGTCTGATTTAGATATTATTCAATTACGCAATCGACTAGAGTCCTACAAGTATCTTGCAAACGAGTTCGATAAAAATCAAACCCTCATCGACGACATTACTGGGGTTTCAGATGAACAGCTGAGGGAGCGGGAGCAATTTGAAATGGATTATCAATCTCAACTTGCGCTCGGCATCCATCTGCTGCGAGAAAATGAAACTGCTGGCGTCGACGG TTGCACCAACGAACGCGCTGGCAACGCTCACGCGGCGCGCTCACAGAGGGCTCATTGGTCATCGTGA
- the LOC124642482 gene encoding uncharacterized protein LOC124642482 isoform X3, with protein sequence MTDPKSAQTLNNPNECDIPHLNTYKKRRSSHKGKVTVFKNYLESLKSKKPLSDLDIIQLRNRLESYKYLANEFDKNQTLIDDITGVSDEQLREREQFEMDYQSQLALGIHLLRENETAGVDGCPTATRHGCRVITESNFYANIFGDALIRNIFLSCTNERAGNAHAARSQRAHWSS encoded by the exons ATGACTGACCCTAAATCAGCTCAAACTTTAAATAATCCCAACGAATGTGACATTCCTCACctcaatacatacaaaaagaGGAGATCCAGTCATAAAGGCAAGGTCacggtttttaaaaattatctcGAGTCATTAAAATCCAAAAAGCCATTGTCTGATTTAGATATTATTCAATTACGCAATCGACTAGAGTCCTACAAGTATCTTGCAAACGAGTTCGATAAAAATCAAACCCTCATCGACGACATTACTGGGGTTTCAGATGAACAGCTGAGGGAGCGGGAGCAATTTGAAATGGATTATCAATCTCAACTTGCGCTCGGCATCCATCTGCTGCGAGAAAATGAAACTGCTGGCGTCGACGG ATGTCCGACTGCGACACGGCACGGCTGCCGCGTCATCACCGAATCGAACTTCTACGCCAACATTTTTGGAGACGCTTTAATAAGGAATATATTTCTCAGTTGCACCAACGAACGCGCTGGCAACGCTCACGCGGCGCGCTCACAGAGGGCTCATTGGTCATCGTGA
- the LOC124642482 gene encoding uncharacterized protein LOC124642482 isoform X4 produces MTDPKSAQTLNNPNECDIPHLNTYKKRRSSHKGKVTVFKNYLESLKSKKPLSDLDIIQLRNRLESYKYLANEFDKNQTLIDDITGVSDEQLREREQFEMDYQSQLALGIHLLRENETAGVDGSVPTPSEDVRLRHGTAAASSPNRTSTPTFLETL; encoded by the exons ATGACTGACCCTAAATCAGCTCAAACTTTAAATAATCCCAACGAATGTGACATTCCTCACctcaatacatacaaaaagaGGAGATCCAGTCATAAAGGCAAGGTCacggtttttaaaaattatctcGAGTCATTAAAATCCAAAAAGCCATTGTCTGATTTAGATATTATTCAATTACGCAATCGACTAGAGTCCTACAAGTATCTTGCAAACGAGTTCGATAAAAATCAAACCCTCATCGACGACATTACTGGGGTTTCAGATGAACAGCTGAGGGAGCGGGAGCAATTTGAAATGGATTATCAATCTCAACTTGCGCTCGGCATCCATCTGCTGCGAGAAAATGAAACTGCTGGCGTCGACGGGTCTGTACCAACTCCAAGTGAGG ATGTCCGACTGCGACACGGCACGGCTGCCGCGTCATCACCGAATCGAACTTCTACGCCAACATTTTTGGAGACGCTTTAA
- the LOC124642482 gene encoding uncharacterized protein LOC124642482 isoform X2, whose protein sequence is MSSNNYRVAWELITERYNNTHQLIYNHLHALFNIQNIEKESATSLRHLLDTVNKNLRALNTLGEPTVDSMLIYLITSKLDITTLRYWKESINNDTVEKPTLQNLKTYLSDRFMLLQNLEDTKTTQQTDSKSHSLKSDAKDKQSRISCPLCKGHHFLFGCSQFKQMTVEKRIEKVSKFSNFCANCLHNGHETKSCRGGACKYCQQKHNTMLHIHKGPTKDTVHTTLASNSSSQSQHASVLLSTALVHVIASDGTPHLARVLLDSGSTSCYITNSLSKKLNLTFEPIHGTVSGINQQQTNIFYRTKIQIKSLHGSFTTNLSCLVLDTIAQSLPYMRINTQGLNIPKHLKLADPQFYEPAAVDILLGADIFWQIISSGHIRLGKNQPTLQETELGWLVSGCTTNTDKQANSCFFNNNNSDQLSRFWELDSLTNTQVDDPSDSDACEIIFTQTTTRQSDGRFVVTIPFKKSPDCLGDSYFQAKRRFYSIENRMNSNPTYKQQYSNFITEYIQLGHMFLNKHSHQNTYIKSEHKTSNLQSGTSTNTNTQHSPVYYLPHHGIVRETSTTTKFRVVFDGSAKTSSKLSLNDIQLVGPVVQDDLVSILIRFRQHKYIISSDIEKMFRQVMLMEHQRPTQQIIWRYNPTEPLQTYTLNTVTYGTASAPYLATRCIKQIGLDCKNTQNHSDSYDHKIVSEVILHDFYCDDLLTGTDDESLLFEIAKGVFLELKKYQFPLRKWQSNCQTVLQHLGFNDSNDTTFNLSSNDPSKTLGIYWNINKDTISYTVHSEFVSQKQITKRTILSTIGHIFDPLGLISPCILEAKLIMQQMWTHNVSWDDEIPVSIQQQWAKFVESLSFINHLSIPRRAFHDSSRDYIELHIFCDASQQAYGACAYIRTYTSDGSISVQLLVAKGRVAPLKALTIPRLELCAAFTGVNLSNKILNSVRNKNFAPTNALATLTRRAHRGLIGHRER, encoded by the exons ATGTCATCAAACAATTACAGGGTAGCTTGGGAACTGATCACAGAAAGATATAATAACACACATCAGCTGATATACAATCATCTTCACGCATTATTCAACatacaaaacattgaaaaagaATCAGCAACATCACTCAGACACTTACTAGatacagtaaataaaaatctcaGAGCACTTAATACACTAGGCGAACCCACAGTAGATTCAATGTTGATTTATCTTATTACCTCCAAATTAGATATCACAACACTCAGATATTGGAAAGAATCAATCAATAACGACACAGTAGAAAAGCCCACACTTCAAAATTTAAAGACATATCTCAGTGATCGTTTCATGCTTTTACAAAATCTCGAAGACACAAAAACCACACAACAAACCGATTCAAAATCGCATTCATTAAAATCAGATgctaaagataaacaatctcGCATTTCTTGTCCCCTATGTAAAGGTCATCATTTTCTATTCGGTTGTTCACAATTCAAACAAATGACTGTGGAAAAGAGAATAGAGAAGGTTTCCAAGTTTTCCAACTTCTGTGCTAACTGTTTGCATAACGGTCATGAAACAAAGTCATGCCGTGGAGGAGCATGTAAATATTGTCAACAGAAACACAACACAATGCTACACATACATAAGGGACCGACCAAAGACACTGTGCACACAACACTCGCTAGTAACAGTAGCTCACAATCACAACACGCATCAGTATTACTTTCCACTGCCTTAGTTCATGTCATCGCTAGTGATGGAACACCACACTTAGCCAGGGTTTTGCTGGACAGTGGAAGTACCTCCTGTTACATTACAAACAGTCTGAGTAAAAAGCTTAATCTTACATTCGAACCCATACACGGCACAGTTTCAGGCATAAATCAGcagcaaacaaacattttttatcGCACAAAAATTCAGATAAAATCATTACATGGTTCATTCACAACTAACTTATCATGTTTGGTACTTGATACAATAGCACAGTCATTACCTTACATGCGCATCAATACACAAGGTTTGAATATACCTAAACATTTAAAACTAGCCGACCCTCAGTTCTATGAACCCGCAGCAGTTGACATATTGCTAGGTGCAGACATATTTTGGCAAATAATTAGCAGCGGTCACATTCGATTAGGCAAAAACCAGCCTACTTTACAAGAAACTGAACTAGGCTGGCTAGTTTCCGGTTGCACAACAAACACCGACAAGCAAGCAAACAGTTGTTTTTTCAATAACAACAACTCAGATCAGTTATCACGCTTCTGGGAGCTAGATAGTTTAACTAATACACAAGTAGACGATCCTTCCGACTCAGATGCATGCGAGATAATTTTCACTCAAACAACTACAAGACAAAGTGATGGTAGATTCGTTGTCACTATTCCATTTAAAAAGTCACCTGATTGTTTAGGTGACTCCTATTTTCAAGCAAAAAGACGGTTTTATTCCATAGAAAACCGCATGAATTCAAATCCCACATACAAACAACAGTACTCAAACttcataacagagtacatacaGCTAGGTCAcatgtttttaaacaaacactcacatcaaaatacatacattaaatcAGAACATAAAACATCAAACCTACAGTCAGGTACCAGCACGAACACAAACACACAGCACTCACCAGTATACTACCTTCCACATCACGGTATTGTACGCGAGACCAGCACTACTACAAAATTCAGAGTAGTATTTGATGGTTCCGCAAAGACGTCCTCAAAACTATCACTCAACGACATTCAGTTAGTAGGACCTGTCGTCCAAGACGATCTTGTTTCTATACTCATACGATTTCGACAACATAAGTATATAATATCATCAGATATTGAGAAAATGTTTCGCCAGGTGATGCTGATGGAGCATCAGCGCCCAACACAACAAATCATATGGCGATACAATCCTACGGAACCTCTGCAAACATATACGCTCAACACTGTCACATATGGCACGGCATCGGCGCCGTATTTAGCAACACGCTGCATAAAACAAATAGGCTTAGATTGTAAAAACACACAGAATCATTCAGACAGCTATGATCACAAAATTGTCTCCGAGGTCATCTTGCATGATTTTTATTGTGATGATCTTTTGACAGGAACCGATGATGAGTCATTACTCTTTGAAATCGCCAAAGGCGTCTttcttgaattaaaaaaatatcaatttccacTTAGAAAATGGCAGTCTAACTGTCAAACTGTTCTACAACATCTGGGTTTCAATGATTCAAATGACACAACATTCAATCTTAGCTCAAATGATCCATCTAAAACactaggcatttattggaacaTTAACAAAGACACAATTTCATACACAGTACATTCAGAATTTGTATCACAAAAACAAATCACAAAACGCACAATCTTATCCACCATAGGTCATATTTTCGACCCACTGGGACTTATTAGCCCTTGCATACTCGAAGCTAAGCTAATTATGCAACAGATGTGGACACACAACGTCAGCTGGGACGATGAAATACCGGTTTCAATACAACAACAATGGGCAAAGTTCGTAGAATCGTTATcttttataaatcatttatcTATTCCTCGGCGAGCATTTCATGACTCATCGCGCGATTACATTGAACTGCATATTTTTTGCGACGCCTCACAACAGGCATACGGTGCATGCGCATATATACGTACTTATACATCAGATGGCAGTATCAGTGTTCAACTGTTAGTTGCCAAGGGACGGGTGGCTCCTTTAAAAGCACTTACCATACCGCGACTGGAATTATGTGCCGCGTTTACCGGTgttaatttaagtaataagATATTGAACTCCGTTCGCAACAAAAATT TTGCACCAACGAACGCGCTGGCAACGCTCACGCGGCGCGCTCACAGAGGGCTCATTGGTCATCGTGAAAGATGA
- the LOC124642482 gene encoding uncharacterized protein LOC124642482 isoform X5 encodes MTDPKSAQTLNNPNECDIPHLNTYKKRRSSHKGKVTVFKNYLESLKSKKPLSDLDIIQLRNRLESYKYLANEFDKNQTLIDDITGVSDEQLREREQFEMDYQSQLALGIHLLRENETAGVDGSVPTPSEVAPTNALATLTRRAHRGLIGHRER; translated from the exons ATGACTGACCCTAAATCAGCTCAAACTTTAAATAATCCCAACGAATGTGACATTCCTCACctcaatacatacaaaaagaGGAGATCCAGTCATAAAGGCAAGGTCacggtttttaaaaattatctcGAGTCATTAAAATCCAAAAAGCCATTGTCTGATTTAGATATTATTCAATTACGCAATCGACTAGAGTCCTACAAGTATCTTGCAAACGAGTTCGATAAAAATCAAACCCTCATCGACGACATTACTGGGGTTTCAGATGAACAGCTGAGGGAGCGGGAGCAATTTGAAATGGATTATCAATCTCAACTTGCGCTCGGCATCCATCTGCTGCGAGAAAATGAAACTGCTGGCGTCGACGGGTCTGTACCAACTCCAAGTGAGG TTGCACCAACGAACGCGCTGGCAACGCTCACGCGGCGCGCTCACAGAGGGCTCATTGGTCATCGTGAAAGATGA
- the LOC124642482 gene encoding uncharacterized protein LOC124642482 isoform X1 codes for MSSNNYRVAWELITERYNNTHQLIYNHLHALFNIQNIEKESATSLRHLLDTVNKNLRALNTLGEPTVDSMLIYLITSKLDITTLRYWKESINNDTVEKPTLQNLKTYLSDRFMLLQNLEDTKTTQQTDSKSHSLKSDAKDKQSRISCPLCKGHHFLFGCSQFKQMTVEKRIEKVSKFSNFCANCLHNGHETKSCRGGACKYCQQKHNTMLHIHKGPTKDTVHTTLASNSSSQSQHASVLLSTALVHVIASDGTPHLARVLLDSGSTSCYITNSLSKKLNLTFEPIHGTVSGINQQQTNIFYRTKIQIKSLHGSFTTNLSCLVLDTIAQSLPYMRINTQGLNIPKHLKLADPQFYEPAAVDILLGADIFWQIISSGHIRLGKNQPTLQETELGWLVSGCTTNTDKQANSCFFNNNNSDQLSRFWELDSLTNTQVDDPSDSDACEIIFTQTTTRQSDGRFVVTIPFKKSPDCLGDSYFQAKRRFYSIENRMNSNPTYKQQYSNFITEYIQLGHMFLNKHSHQNTYIKSEHKTSNLQSGTSTNTNTQHSPVYYLPHHGIVRETSTTTKFRVVFDGSAKTSSKLSLNDIQLVGPVVQDDLVSILIRFRQHKYIISSDIEKMFRQVMLMEHQRPTQQIIWRYNPTEPLQTYTLNTVTYGTASAPYLATRCIKQIGLDCKNTQNHSDSYDHKIVSEVILHDFYCDDLLTGTDDESLLFEIAKGVFLELKKYQFPLRKWQSNCQTVLQHLGFNDSNDTTFNLSSNDPSKTLGIYWNINKDTISYTVHSEFVSQKQITKRTILSTIGHIFDPLGLISPCILEAKLIMQQMWTHNVSWDDEIPVSIQQQWAKFVESLSFINHLSIPRRAFHDSSRDYIELHIFCDASQQAYGACAYIRTYTSDGSISVQLLVAKGRVAPLKALTIPRLELCAAFTGVNLSNKILNSVRNKNYVRLRHGTAAASSPNRTSTPTFLETL; via the exons ATGTCATCAAACAATTACAGGGTAGCTTGGGAACTGATCACAGAAAGATATAATAACACACATCAGCTGATATACAATCATCTTCACGCATTATTCAACatacaaaacattgaaaaagaATCAGCAACATCACTCAGACACTTACTAGatacagtaaataaaaatctcaGAGCACTTAATACACTAGGCGAACCCACAGTAGATTCAATGTTGATTTATCTTATTACCTCCAAATTAGATATCACAACACTCAGATATTGGAAAGAATCAATCAATAACGACACAGTAGAAAAGCCCACACTTCAAAATTTAAAGACATATCTCAGTGATCGTTTCATGCTTTTACAAAATCTCGAAGACACAAAAACCACACAACAAACCGATTCAAAATCGCATTCATTAAAATCAGATgctaaagataaacaatctcGCATTTCTTGTCCCCTATGTAAAGGTCATCATTTTCTATTCGGTTGTTCACAATTCAAACAAATGACTGTGGAAAAGAGAATAGAGAAGGTTTCCAAGTTTTCCAACTTCTGTGCTAACTGTTTGCATAACGGTCATGAAACAAAGTCATGCCGTGGAGGAGCATGTAAATATTGTCAACAGAAACACAACACAATGCTACACATACATAAGGGACCGACCAAAGACACTGTGCACACAACACTCGCTAGTAACAGTAGCTCACAATCACAACACGCATCAGTATTACTTTCCACTGCCTTAGTTCATGTCATCGCTAGTGATGGAACACCACACTTAGCCAGGGTTTTGCTGGACAGTGGAAGTACCTCCTGTTACATTACAAACAGTCTGAGTAAAAAGCTTAATCTTACATTCGAACCCATACACGGCACAGTTTCAGGCATAAATCAGcagcaaacaaacattttttatcGCACAAAAATTCAGATAAAATCATTACATGGTTCATTCACAACTAACTTATCATGTTTGGTACTTGATACAATAGCACAGTCATTACCTTACATGCGCATCAATACACAAGGTTTGAATATACCTAAACATTTAAAACTAGCCGACCCTCAGTTCTATGAACCCGCAGCAGTTGACATATTGCTAGGTGCAGACATATTTTGGCAAATAATTAGCAGCGGTCACATTCGATTAGGCAAAAACCAGCCTACTTTACAAGAAACTGAACTAGGCTGGCTAGTTTCCGGTTGCACAACAAACACCGACAAGCAAGCAAACAGTTGTTTTTTCAATAACAACAACTCAGATCAGTTATCACGCTTCTGGGAGCTAGATAGTTTAACTAATACACAAGTAGACGATCCTTCCGACTCAGATGCATGCGAGATAATTTTCACTCAAACAACTACAAGACAAAGTGATGGTAGATTCGTTGTCACTATTCCATTTAAAAAGTCACCTGATTGTTTAGGTGACTCCTATTTTCAAGCAAAAAGACGGTTTTATTCCATAGAAAACCGCATGAATTCAAATCCCACATACAAACAACAGTACTCAAACttcataacagagtacatacaGCTAGGTCAcatgtttttaaacaaacactcacatcaaaatacatacattaaatcAGAACATAAAACATCAAACCTACAGTCAGGTACCAGCACGAACACAAACACACAGCACTCACCAGTATACTACCTTCCACATCACGGTATTGTACGCGAGACCAGCACTACTACAAAATTCAGAGTAGTATTTGATGGTTCCGCAAAGACGTCCTCAAAACTATCACTCAACGACATTCAGTTAGTAGGACCTGTCGTCCAAGACGATCTTGTTTCTATACTCATACGATTTCGACAACATAAGTATATAATATCATCAGATATTGAGAAAATGTTTCGCCAGGTGATGCTGATGGAGCATCAGCGCCCAACACAACAAATCATATGGCGATACAATCCTACGGAACCTCTGCAAACATATACGCTCAACACTGTCACATATGGCACGGCATCGGCGCCGTATTTAGCAACACGCTGCATAAAACAAATAGGCTTAGATTGTAAAAACACACAGAATCATTCAGACAGCTATGATCACAAAATTGTCTCCGAGGTCATCTTGCATGATTTTTATTGTGATGATCTTTTGACAGGAACCGATGATGAGTCATTACTCTTTGAAATCGCCAAAGGCGTCTttcttgaattaaaaaaatatcaatttccacTTAGAAAATGGCAGTCTAACTGTCAAACTGTTCTACAACATCTGGGTTTCAATGATTCAAATGACACAACATTCAATCTTAGCTCAAATGATCCATCTAAAACactaggcatttattggaacaTTAACAAAGACACAATTTCATACACAGTACATTCAGAATTTGTATCACAAAAACAAATCACAAAACGCACAATCTTATCCACCATAGGTCATATTTTCGACCCACTGGGACTTATTAGCCCTTGCATACTCGAAGCTAAGCTAATTATGCAACAGATGTGGACACACAACGTCAGCTGGGACGATGAAATACCGGTTTCAATACAACAACAATGGGCAAAGTTCGTAGAATCGTTATcttttataaatcatttatcTATTCCTCGGCGAGCATTTCATGACTCATCGCGCGATTACATTGAACTGCATATTTTTTGCGACGCCTCACAACAGGCATACGGTGCATGCGCATATATACGTACTTATACATCAGATGGCAGTATCAGTGTTCAACTGTTAGTTGCCAAGGGACGGGTGGCTCCTTTAAAAGCACTTACCATACCGCGACTGGAATTATGTGCCGCGTTTACCGGTgttaatttaagtaataagATATTGAACTCCGTTCGCAACAAAAATT ATGTCCGACTGCGACACGGCACGGCTGCCGCGTCATCACCGAATCGAACTTCTACGCCAACATTTTTGGAGACGCTTTAA